A stretch of the Polyangiaceae bacterium genome encodes the following:
- a CDS encoding CBS domain-containing protein produces the protein MTAPALFVERRSSVSAAEALLRCHAADWLLVMDDDMLLRVVSSAELSVADAEAPLDSLGTESFFFACAHDALGGVIEGMLQRGLACVPVLDEQDSIAGILTRAELRRARLLPGERGMDLCGSCGSDEHLEQPCSERGRAFCVECLAPTGFDAGYATLGGSG, from the coding sequence ATGACGGCGCCCGCGCTGTTCGTCGAGCGTCGCTCCAGCGTCTCCGCTGCCGAGGCGCTGCTCCGGTGTCACGCGGCCGACTGGCTGCTCGTGATGGACGACGACATGTTGCTGAGGGTGGTCAGCAGCGCGGAGCTGTCTGTCGCGGACGCGGAGGCCCCGCTCGACTCGCTGGGAACCGAGTCGTTCTTCTTCGCTTGCGCCCACGACGCTCTCGGCGGCGTGATCGAGGGCATGCTCCAGCGCGGGCTCGCGTGCGTTCCGGTACTGGACGAGCAGGACTCGATCGCCGGGATCCTGACGCGCGCGGAGCTCCGGCGCGCGCGGCTGTTGCCCGGCGAGCGCGGCATGGACCTGTGCGGCTCGTGTGGGAGCGACGAGCACTTGGAACAGCCGTGCAGCGAGCGTGGCCGCGCGTTCTGTGTGGAGTGCCTGGCGCCGACCGGTTTCGACGCCGGGTACGCCACGCTGGGCGGCAGCGGGTGA
- a CDS encoding potassium/proton antiporter, translating to METLYIIGPLLLLGVVIGAVWLDRFSVPVILVALGLGLLAGSDVLGLWHFDDVNLANQVANASLVFILFHGGLVTKRSVLRAVALPAGGMATWGVVLTAGAVFCVLHFGLRWAFDRSLLIAAVISSTDAAATFSILRRHSLRQRLASAIEIESAANDPMAILLTLVVVEALTSGTTLSWTILGVFAWKFTAGPVAGWLVARAALAIFDRLNPQDRGYYYVLLIAVVLLTYGLAEAAEASGMLAVFTAGLVMGNRKFIYQQGIRNFSAALSMIANIGVFVMMGLLVFPSQWSSLWLDGVLLFLALTLVARPTAVWLGTLGMGFAAKERHFMCWAGLRGAVPIVLATYPMAAGIPTGQDVFNLVFFAVILSVGIQGSTLGVLARRFGLSTPSRPQPRYGLELVTMAHSDLDLIVIDLPDPKGRPGPRIRELALPPGAIVTLVTRGNEVVAPTGNTRLLGWDQVTVLGRPADEAEVRSALLDRFDESGPPEKHATPVIDGPQVESGSNDRPMRDHVILLGHGDVGSVLTRFLRLREMPFVVVEQDEATVMTLRSQGVHVIHGRAEDPEVLQRAGIRHAKMLLVTTAQAVAAQRAIEHAQRVNPKIDVIARVHGHSLRRVLSELPRTQVVHADVELGYAMARFMLLASGATAIETEALILEARRGESGATSTRFLEVHVPGASPLVGKRLAELALPPGSLVIKILRRGEQVVPGGQTEILADDALFVLTDDDNTPMVERLLGASPSDSSDSTGGTL from the coding sequence ATGGAGACGCTCTACATCATCGGTCCGCTACTGCTGCTGGGCGTCGTGATCGGGGCTGTTTGGCTCGATCGGTTCAGCGTGCCTGTCATCCTCGTCGCTCTGGGGCTCGGGCTCCTGGCGGGCAGCGACGTTCTCGGGCTGTGGCACTTCGACGACGTCAACCTGGCAAACCAGGTCGCGAACGCGAGCCTGGTGTTCATTCTGTTCCACGGCGGGCTCGTGACGAAACGCAGCGTCCTCAGGGCTGTCGCGCTACCGGCGGGCGGGATGGCGACGTGGGGTGTCGTGCTCACGGCGGGCGCCGTGTTCTGCGTCCTCCATTTCGGCTTGCGTTGGGCCTTCGATCGTTCGCTCCTCATTGCCGCCGTCATCTCGTCGACCGATGCGGCCGCTACGTTTTCGATCCTTCGTCGCCATTCGCTTCGGCAGCGGCTCGCATCGGCGATCGAGATCGAGAGCGCAGCGAACGATCCGATGGCGATCCTCCTCACACTCGTCGTCGTCGAGGCGCTGACCTCCGGCACGACGCTGAGCTGGACCATTTTGGGGGTGTTCGCCTGGAAGTTCACGGCCGGGCCGGTGGCCGGCTGGTTGGTCGCGCGCGCCGCACTCGCCATCTTCGACCGGCTGAACCCGCAGGATCGAGGCTACTACTACGTGCTGCTGATTGCCGTCGTGCTGCTGACGTACGGCTTGGCAGAGGCTGCAGAGGCCAGCGGGATGCTCGCCGTTTTCACGGCCGGCCTGGTCATGGGGAACCGAAAGTTCATCTACCAACAGGGCATCCGCAACTTCTCGGCTGCGTTGTCGATGATAGCGAACATTGGCGTGTTCGTGATGATGGGGCTCTTGGTCTTTCCGAGCCAGTGGAGCAGCCTGTGGCTCGATGGCGTCCTGCTGTTTCTGGCGCTGACCCTCGTCGCCCGGCCCACCGCCGTGTGGTTGGGCACGCTCGGGATGGGCTTCGCGGCGAAGGAGCGCCACTTCATGTGCTGGGCGGGACTTCGCGGTGCGGTCCCAATCGTCCTCGCGACCTACCCGATGGCCGCCGGGATTCCGACCGGGCAGGACGTGTTCAATCTCGTCTTCTTCGCGGTCATCTTGTCGGTGGGCATTCAGGGATCGACGCTCGGCGTGCTCGCACGACGATTCGGGCTGTCGACACCGTCGCGTCCCCAGCCACGATACGGGCTCGAGCTCGTCACGATGGCGCACAGCGATCTCGACTTGATCGTCATCGATCTGCCTGACCCGAAGGGCCGACCGGGCCCGCGAATCCGCGAGCTCGCCCTGCCCCCGGGCGCGATTGTCACGCTCGTCACGCGAGGCAACGAGGTAGTCGCACCGACCGGCAACACCAGGCTGCTCGGCTGGGACCAGGTCACCGTACTCGGGCGCCCAGCCGACGAAGCCGAAGTCCGCTCCGCACTACTCGACCGTTTCGACGAGTCCGGCCCGCCGGAGAAACACGCGACGCCCGTGATCGATGGTCCACAGGTCGAGTCTGGCAGCAACGACAGACCGATGCGCGATCATGTCATCCTGCTCGGTCACGGCGATGTCGGCAGCGTGCTCACACGATTCTTGCGACTGCGTGAAATGCCGTTCGTCGTGGTCGAACAGGACGAGGCGACCGTGATGACATTGCGCAGTCAGGGCGTGCACGTCATACACGGCCGTGCAGAGGACCCCGAGGTGCTCCAGCGCGCCGGCATCCGGCACGCGAAGATGTTGCTCGTGACCACCGCGCAGGCCGTGGCCGCGCAGCGCGCGATCGAGCACGCTCAGCGCGTGAATCCAAAGATCGACGTGATCGCCCGTGTACACGGCCATTCGCTGCGGCGTGTCCTGTCCGAGCTTCCCCGGACCCAGGTCGTGCACGCCGACGTCGAGCTGGGCTACGCCATGGCCAGGTTCATGCTGCTCGCGTCTGGCGCAACCGCCATCGAGACCGAGGCATTGATCCTCGAGGCGCGCCGGGGGGAGTCCGGCGCCACGTCGACGCGGTTCCTCGAGGTTCACGTCCCAGGGGCGTCACCACTCGTCGGCAAGCGGCTTGCCGAGCTCGCTCTGCCCCCCGGCTCGCTCGTCATCAAAATCCTGCGTCGCGGCGAGCAGGTCGTACCTGGAGGCCAGACCGAGATCCTCGCGGACGACGCGCTGTTCGTGCTGACTGATGACGATAATACGCCCATGGTCGAGCGCTTACTCGGCGCGAGCCCGTCCGACTCCTCGGATTCCACCGGCGGCACGCTCTGA